One window of Aulosira sp. FACHB-615 genomic DNA carries:
- a CDS encoding GNAT family N-acetyltransferase produces the protein MQSNVRLIRGQDSITVKADLVELTQKHADEYTSRWKEQLKLHGQEDKFWDWEFKLQFVISRQPNREGYAIEYDSETQGLMLMEAKLHGSRLTPGKRLVYVDGIASAPWNREAIQRPPKYKGVGTALLSFARKRSLELGYEGRVGLHSLPGVEKFYDRQGMIDLGEDEDYDDLVYFEYGVWRSSSQV, from the coding sequence ATGCAAAGCAACGTCAGACTAATTCGCGGTCAAGATAGCATCACCGTAAAAGCGGATTTAGTAGAGCTAACACAAAAACATGCTGATGAATACACCTCCCGATGGAAAGAACAATTAAAACTGCACGGACAAGAAGATAAATTTTGGGATTGGGAATTTAAACTCCAGTTTGTCATTAGCAGACAACCAAACCGTGAAGGTTATGCGATTGAATACGATAGTGAAACTCAAGGTTTAATGCTCATGGAAGCTAAATTGCACGGCTCACGTTTAACTCCAGGAAAACGCTTGGTTTACGTTGATGGTATTGCTTCTGCGCCTTGGAATCGGGAGGCAATTCAACGCCCACCTAAATATAAGGGTGTTGGTACTGCACTATTAAGCTTTGCCAGAAAACGTAGTCTAGAACTGGGCTATGAAGGTAGAGTAGGATTACATTCACTACCTGGGGTAGAAAAATTCTATGATCGCCAAGGCATGATTGATTTAGGAGAAGATGAAGATTACGACGATTTAGTTTACTTTGAATACGGGGTATGGCGTTCTTCTAGTCAGGTTTAG